A genomic window from Thunnus maccoyii chromosome 2, fThuMac1.1, whole genome shotgun sequence includes:
- the LOC121905265 gene encoding CD209 antigen-like protein 2, which translates to MDQLYVNVQKPSGKPSKRKGVVKENIYANEEVIHTLVPNTTGIALPGAGDERKHFCRGAAVFLGLLCLLLLTGLVVLVFLFTKGNSERKMEMALLHNSYNNVTRERNDLQISYNNVTRERNDLQISYNNLMKELDQLQTRYNNLAEEQDRLQKRFENVTKETNDLQKKLQDHKQWVYFSGSLYYISSQQKSWQQSRDDCLQRNADLLIINSKEEQDFTRRFKRLLWIGLTDREREGAWKWVDGSPLTTSYWDSREPNGVSGFRDEDCAEIKYPEKENNWNDECCDFQRFWICEKTVAL; encoded by the exons ATGGATCAACTCTATGTCAATGTACAGAAACCCTCCGGTAAACCCAGCAAAAGAAAGGGTGtagtaaaagaaaatatttatgcAAATGAAGAAGTGATCCACACTCTGGTGCCAAACACAACTGGAATAGCACTCCCAG GTGCTGGAGATGAGAGGAAACATTTCTGCAGAggtgctgcagtgtttctgggTCTGCTGTGTCTTCTCCTCCTGACTGGACTTGTAGTTCTGGTTTTCCTGT TCACCAAGGGAAACTCTGAGAGGAAAATGGAGATGGCCCTGTTGCACAACAGTTACAACAATGTGACCAGAGAAAGAAATGACTTACAGATCAGTTACAACAACGTGACCAGAGAAAGAAATGACTTACAGATCAGTTACAACAATCTGATGAAAGAACTGGATCAGCTACAGACCAGATATAACAATCTGGCTGAAGAACAAGACCGGCTCCAGAAAAGGTTTGAGAACGTGACCAAAGAGACAAATGATCTTCAGAAAAAGCTCCAAG ATCACAAACAATGGGTGTATTTCAGCGGTAGTCTCTATTACATTTCCTCACAGCAGAAATCCTGGCAACAAAGTAGAGACGACTGTCTGCAAAGAAATGCGGACCTGCTGATTATTAACAGCAAAGAAGAACAG GACTTCACAAGGCGATTCAAACGACTCCTGTGGATTGGACTGACTGACCGTGAGAGAGAGGGGGCATGGAAATGGGTGGATGGGAGTCCACTGACCACAAG CTACTGGGACTCTCGTGAACCTAATGGTGTGTCAGGTTTCAGAGATGAAGACTGCGCAGAAATAAAGTACcctgaaaaggaaaacaactgGAATGATGAATGTTGTGACTTTCAAAGATTTTGGATCTGTGAAAAGACAGTGGCTCTATAA